A genomic stretch from Eubacterium sulci ATCC 35585 includes:
- a CDS encoding acetate CoA-transferase, translating to MADIKARIAKRVAKELHDGDVVNLGIGLPTMVPQFVPEDVTVTLHSENGFAGLNSVITDIAEADVDNIDSGGTYVTVVPWVSYFDSATSFGIIRGGHVDATVLGAMQVAPNGDLANWIVPGKKVAGMGGAMDLVVGAKKVIIAMTHTQKGNHKILEKCTLPLTAEKVVDMIITEMGVMEVRPEGLVVTELHPDFTKEDIQAATGCKLIFAPDMKAMEEE from the coding sequence ATGGCAGATATAAAAGCAAGAATTGCTAAGAGAGTAGCAAAAGAACTTCACGATGGAGACGTTGTAAACCTCGGTATCGGTCTTCCAACAATGGTTCCACAGTTTGTACCAGAAGATGTTACAGTAACACTTCACTCAGAGAACGGATTTGCAGGACTTAATTCAGTTATTACAGATATCGCAGAAGCAGATGTAGATAACATAGACTCAGGTGGAACATATGTTACAGTAGTTCCATGGGTAAGCTATTTTGACTCAGCTACTAGCTTTGGAATAATTCGTGGCGGACATGTTGACGCTACAGTTCTTGGAGCTATGCAAGTAGCACCTAACGGAGACCTAGCTAACTGGATTGTTCCTGGCAAGAAGGTTGCAGGAATGGGCGGAGCTATGGACCTCGTAGTTGGAGCCAAGAAGGTTATCATTGCAATGACACACACTCAGAAGGGTAACCATAAGATTCTTGAGAAGTGCACCCTTCCTCTAACAGCAGAGAAGGTTGTTGACATGATCATCACAGAGATGGGCGTTATGGAAGTTAGACCAGAGGGACTTGTAGTAACAGAACTTCACCCTGACTTCACCAAGGAAGACATCCAGGCTGCAACAGGATGCAAGTTAATCTTCGCACCTGATATGAAGGCGATGGAAGAAGAGTAA
- a CDS encoding branched-chain amino acid dehydrogenase, with translation MNKVITADEAVAGIEDGMTIMVSGFLGTGSPEILMDALVRKGVKHLTVIGNDGGLAEGQPANGPGKTPRGIGKLLEHGMVDHIIASHLGVNPRLNEQFAAGTLTYTLVPQGTLAEKIRAANFGLGGVLTPTGLGTPMETEKDELGRDKMVVEIDGKKYLLERPLHADYALCRASICDRFGNFMCHKATKNYNYVMAGAADKVIVATEKLVEIGEVDPDTFQASGVPVDYVVEGEPKWQI, from the coding sequence ATTAACAAAGTAATAACTGCTGACGAAGCAGTAGCCGGAATTGAAGACGGTATGACGATTATGGTCTCAGGATTCCTGGGAACCGGTTCACCTGAGATACTTATGGACGCGCTCGTAAGAAAGGGCGTTAAGCATCTTACAGTAATCGGTAACGACGGCGGACTTGCAGAGGGACAGCCAGCAAATGGACCTGGTAAGACACCAAGAGGAATTGGTAAGCTTTTAGAGCATGGTATGGTTGACCACATCATAGCTTCCCATCTAGGTGTTAACCCAAGACTTAATGAACAGTTCGCAGCGGGTACTCTAACTTACACACTTGTTCCACAGGGAACACTTGCAGAGAAAATCAGAGCAGCTAACTTTGGACTCGGTGGCGTACTTACACCAACAGGACTTGGTACACCAATGGAGACAGAGAAGGATGAACTTGGCAGAGACAAGATGGTAGTAGAGATTGATGGCAAGAAGTATCTTCTAGAGAGACCTCTTCATGCTGATTACGCACTATGCAGAGCTTCCATATGCGATAGATTTGGCAACTTTATGTGCCACAAGGCTACTAAGAATTACAACTATGTAATGGCAGGTGCTGCAGATAAAGTAATTGTAGCAACAGAAAAGCTTGTTGAAATCGGAGAAGTAGATCCTGATACATTCCAGGCTTCCGGAGTTCCGGTTGATTATGTAGTGGAAGGAGAACCAAAATGGCAGATATAA
- a CDS encoding short-chain fatty acid transporter, which produces MFKKFTNGCVHLVNRFLPDPFIFCIVLTIIVFVAAIPATGATPFQVLELGWGVGVWNLLAFSMQMALVLVLGSALANAPVVKRIVATIASIAKSPAQGIVVVTFFSLIACWINWGFGLVVGAILAKEIARQVKGVDYRLLIASAYSGFVIWHAGFSGSIPLALATPGKDALQLATGGAVSEAISTSHTIFAPYNLIMVGIIILCLPFINAKMHPSPDETITVDPNLLVDDVTVFKKPETPAEKIEQSVIPSAIIVLAGVVYLVLYFAHNGFNITLNTVNFIFLILGIACHKTPIAYVNAITSATQGAAGIILQFPFYAGIMGMMVFKLAEGGTGQSLASVISNFFVSIATEVTFPLFTFLSAGIVNFFVPSGGGQWAVQGPIMMPAGKALGVDPAITGMAIAWGDAWTNMIQPFWALPALGIAGLSARDIMGYCIITLLFTALVVCGGFLIVGLI; this is translated from the coding sequence ATGTTTAAGAAATTTACTAACGGATGCGTACACTTGGTAAACAGATTTCTACCAGATCCATTTATCTTCTGTATTGTCCTAACTATTATCGTTTTTGTCGCAGCTATCCCTGCCACTGGAGCAACGCCATTTCAAGTGCTTGAGCTAGGATGGGGTGTGGGCGTTTGGAACCTGCTTGCATTTTCAATGCAGATGGCTTTGGTACTCGTACTTGGAAGTGCACTTGCAAATGCACCAGTAGTTAAGAGAATTGTTGCAACCATAGCCAGCATTGCGAAGTCACCTGCACAGGGTATCGTTGTAGTAACATTCTTTTCACTTATTGCTTGCTGGATTAACTGGGGCTTTGGTCTTGTAGTTGGTGCAATCCTAGCCAAAGAAATAGCAAGACAGGTTAAGGGAGTAGATTACAGACTTTTGATTGCATCAGCTTATTCAGGATTTGTTATCTGGCACGCAGGTTTCTCAGGATCAATTCCTCTAGCACTTGCAACACCAGGAAAAGATGCACTACAGCTTGCAACGGGTGGTGCTGTTTCCGAGGCTATTTCTACTTCACACACGATTTTTGCTCCATATAACTTGATTATGGTTGGTATAATTATCCTTTGCTTGCCTTTTATAAATGCAAAGATGCATCCATCTCCAGATGAGACAATCACAGTTGATCCTAACCTTTTAGTAGATGATGTAACAGTGTTTAAGAAACCTGAAACACCCGCTGAAAAGATTGAGCAGAGCGTTATACCATCAGCTATAATAGTTCTCGCAGGAGTTGTTTATCTAGTGCTTTACTTTGCACATAATGGATTCAATATCACACTAAACACAGTAAACTTCATATTCCTAATCTTAGGTATTGCTTGCCATAAGACACCAATCGCTTATGTCAATGCAATTACTTCTGCAACTCAGGGAGCCGCAGGAATCATTCTACAGTTTCCATTCTATGCAGGTATCATGGGCATGATGGTATTCAAGCTTGCTGAAGGTGGAACAGGACAGTCGCTAGCTTCAGTAATCAGTAACTTCTTCGTTTCAATCGCAACAGAGGTTACATTCCCACTATTCACGTTCCTATCAGCTGGCATAGTTAACTTCTTTGTTCCATCAGGTGGCGGACAGTGGGCAGTTCAGGGTCCTATCATGATGCCAGCAGGAAAGGCTCTTGGTGTAGATCCAGCTATCACAGGTATGGCTATCGCATGGGGTGATGCTTGGACAAACATGATCCAGCCATTCTGGGCTCTTCCAGCTCTAGGAATCGCAGGACTATCAGCTCGTGATATCATGGGATATTGCATAATTACATTGCTCTTTACAGCGCTGGTAGTATGCGGTGGATTCTTAATTGTAGGACTGATATAG